Genomic DNA from Novipirellula caenicola:
CTGTCGCGGTGATCTTCCACTGCAAATCACGCGGGTCAGAGCCAATTTTCACTGTCACAACGGACTCACCCGGCGGTAAATCCACCGCCGCAAACCAATCAGGAGCCGACGAATCTTTGGGCCACAATGTGCTATAACACACGCGATAACGCGGCTGGTCGGGAACCCGCACGCGGGCTCGATAGGTCAGCGGTTGGTCCGACGGCGCACGTGAGGCAGCAATTTCGCTCTCGGTGGTGGGTTCCAAATAGCCATGCTCGCGGCGAAGTCGATCTAGTTCCATTTCGGCTCGTCGTAACCGCTGTAGCGTGACGACAAACGCGACCACCAACATCACGATCGTGACCAACCCCCAAAACTCGCGCAGACTCCATTGACGACGAGCATTCCCGCCAGAGCGTGGTGGCGTTTCGAGATCGGACAGCGGTGCGGTGGGGCGATCATCCATGGAATGAATTGTAGAGTGTGAACCATGAGCGATGAAACAACCACCGTCAACGAACTGCGAATCCTGGTCGAGAAATTTGTTGCCGAGCGAGATTGGCATCCATTCCACAATCCAAAAAACTTGTCGATGTCGCTGGCAATCGAAGCGGCCGAATTGATGGAGCATTTCCAGTGGCTGACGCTCGAAGAGGGAGCCAAGGTCAAGCTGGATGAAAAACGCAAACACGAGGCAGGCGAAGAACTCGCCGATTGCTTGGCTTACGTGATCGCGATCGCCAACGCGATGGAAATCGATTTGAGCGAGACGCTGCGAGCCAAAATGGTCCGCAACGCAGTGAAGTATCCGGCGCCGTAATGGTCCGTAGGTCGGAGCGAAGCTCCGGCTTCCCAGCCCCCCTGGGGAGTGCCAACTGGAGTGAGCTGGTTGCAATGAACTTGAACGTTGCAATCTCTAACACAACGTGGCCCCACCCAGAGCTTGCTTCGCTCGCTCTGACCTCCCCAAAACAAGTTTCGGGGAGGTGAAGCACGCCAACGGCTTGGAAAGCCGAGCGACTATCGGTTGCCGGATCGGCGGCGTTTGCAGCAACTTGATTCGACCTACGCAATGAACTCGTACGTTGCAATCTCTAACACAACGTGGCCCCACCCAGAGCTTGCTTCGCTCGCTCTGACCTCCCCAAAACAAGTTTCGGGGAGGTGAAGCACGCCAACGGCTTGGAAAGCCGAGCGACAATCGGATACCGGATCGAAGCTTGCAGCAACTTGATTCGACCTACGCAATGAACTTGAACGTTGCAATCTCTAACACAACGTAGCCCCACCCAGAGCTTGCTTCGCTCGCTCTGACCTCCCCAAAAC
This window encodes:
- a CDS encoding nucleotide pyrophosphohydrolase, whose amino-acid sequence is MSDETTTVNELRILVEKFVAERDWHPFHNPKNLSMSLAIEAAELMEHFQWLTLEEGAKVKLDEKRKHEAGEELADCLAYVIAIANAMEIDLSETLRAKMVRNAVKYPAP